One window of the Vigna radiata var. radiata cultivar VC1973A chromosome 1, Vradiata_ver6, whole genome shotgun sequence genome contains the following:
- the LOC106755762 gene encoding uncharacterized protein LOC106755762 → MRRYSETARRVKGVSHEFIINNLPNYLKPGFVSENLYAKLPKTMEELQEKMTKFIKMEDQRHYRKKIEAPVTDAKRDDRRTGDRGCNQRPLRRELKAPLGPRYDHYTHLTAPREKVFDKAFQANLITIHKRRTPRDADASKICRFHDNQGHSTEGCQELKDEIERLVRAGYLREFVKAETSQRGCSPQRGRSPRKYKRSPEPSRRKPERTRQPSRSRSRKRDTTPKGRIDTISGGFAGGGASSSARKRHLRNLRSVHTIARNPLSMPDITFTDRDFHAPDPEQDDPMVITA, encoded by the coding sequence ATGCGCAGATACTCGGAGACTGCCAGGAGAGTGAAGGGTGTCTCCCATGAGTTCATTATCAACAACCTCCCCAACTACCTCAAGCCAGGGTTTGTCTCGGAAAATTTGTATGCCAAATTACCAAAAACTATGGAAGAATTGCAagaaaaaatgaccaaattcATCAAAATGGAGGACCAACGACATTACCGGAAAAAGATCGAAGCTCCGGTCACAGATGCCAAACGTGATGATAGACGAACAGGTGACAGAGGTTGTAATCAAAGGCCCCTTCGAAGAGAACTAAAAGCCCCGCTCGGACCTCGGTACGACCACTATACACACCTTACGGCTCCGAGGGAAAAGGTGTTCGACAAAGCCTTCCAAGCCAACCTAATCACCATTCACAAAAGGCGTACGCCTAGAGATGCGGACGCGTCCAAGATATGTCGGTTTCATGACAACCAAGGACATTCCACCGAAGGCTGCCAAGAACTTAAAGATGAGATAGAAAGATTAGTCCGTGCGGGCTACCTGCGAGAATTTGTTAAAGCAGAGACAAGCCAAAGGGGATGTTCCCCCCAACGGGGACGTTCCCCCAGAAAATACAAAAGAAGTCCCGAGCCTTCACGTCGAAAACCCGAACGTACTCGACAACCTTCGAGAAGCAGATCCAGAAAGCGAGACACGACCCCCAAGGGTCGTATTGACACCATCTCAGGAGGTTTTGCCGGGGGAGGAGCCTCATCTTCGGCTCGCAAAAGACACTTGCGGAACTTGCGTAGCGTCCACACAATAGCCCGGAACCCTTTGTCAATGCCGGACATCACCTTTACCGACAGGGATTTTCACGCCCCGGACCCGGAACAGGATGATCCTATGGTCATTACGGCCTGA
- the LOC106755772 gene encoding uncharacterized protein LOC106755772, translated as MALAEEAITPFHEQIVGFAGERVDTWGYLNLRTRLGTGDQSKEIRVRFLLVEANTSYNALLGHPCLNAFGAIVSTPHLAMKFPSGRGEICTVRADQKTTRQCYTASLKATTYRRERRPETRLVDLDPRTNTDDRIQPQGEIKSFVLGKNDEEITNIGADLTPANEGDLTTLLRNNSNLFAWSASDMPGIHPDVITHKLSIFREALPIAQKKRRLGTEKRVAVQKEVDKLISAGFICEITYTTWLANVVMVKKSNGQWRMCVDFTDLNKACPKDNYPLPSIDRLVDGASGHMVLSFLDAYSGYNQIPMYTPNRNNTTFITEQANYC; from the coding sequence ATGGCCCTGGCAGAGGAGGCCATAACACCCTTTCACGAGCAGATTGTCGGTTTTGCAGGAGAACGCGTTGACACCTGGGGATACCTCAACCTGAGGACCCGCCTGGGTACCGGTGACCAATCCAAAGAAATCCGTGTGCGCTTCTTGTTAGTGGAAGCCAATACTTCGTACAATGCTCTTCTCGGACATCCATGCCTGAACGCCTTCGGAGCGATTGTATCAACTCCTCATTTGGCGATGAAGTTCCCGTCCGGAAGAGGTGAAATATGCACCGTTCGGGCAGATCAGAAAACCACTCGGCAGTGTTACACAGCCTCCTTAAAAGCCACGACATACAGAAGAGAGAGAAGGCCTGAAACCAGACTGGTCGACCTAGACCCGAGGACCAACACAGATGACCGGATTCAACCCCAGGGGGAGATCAAATCGTTCGTCCTGGGGAAGAATGATGAAGAGATTACTAATATAGGAGCAGACCTCACTCCCGCAAATGAAGGCGACCTCACCACACTGCTACGAAACAACAGCAACCTCTTTGCGTGGAGCGCCTCTGATATGCCGGGCATCCACCCCGATGTCATCACTCACAAGTTGTCCATATTTCGAGAAGCTCTACCAATTGCTCAGAAGAAGAGAAGGCTCGGTACTGAAAAAAGGGTGGCGGTACAAAAGGAAGTTGACAAGTTGATCTCGGCCGGTTTCATCTGCGAAATAACATACACCACGTGGTTGGCAAATGTGGTCATGGTTAAAAAATCAAACGGTCAGTGGAGAATGTGTGTAGATTTCACCGACCTAAACAAGGCCTGCCCCAAAGACAACTATCCTCTCCCCAGCATTGATCGCCTGGTGGACGGCGCCTCCGGTCACATGGTCCTCAGTTTCTTAGATGCATACTCGGGgtataaccaaattccaatgTACACCCCAAATCGAAATAACACGACTTTCATCACTGAGCAAGCTAATTATTGCTAA